In Rubrobacter aplysinae, the DNA window GCTCGAAGGCGAGGCGGCACAGGCGCTCGGTACCCTCGCGGGTAATGATCTTGATGGACTCGGCGGCGTGACGGCCCACGGTGTGTTCGATGCCGGCGTACAGGTCCTCCGTGTTCTCCCGGTACAGGACGATGTCTATGTCCTTATACGGCAGGTCTATGCCGGGCAGGGAGAGCGAGGGCCGGACGTTTGCGTACAGGTCGAGCTCCTTGCGCAGCGCCACGTTTACCGAGCGGAAACCCGTGCCGACCGGCGTGGTAAGCGGTCCCTTGATGGCGACCTTGTTACGCCGGACGGACTCCAGCACGGACTCCGGTAGCGGGGTCCCCTCCTTCTCCATCATGGCCTCGCCGGCCTCGGCGACCTCCCACTCTATCCCGACCTCCAGAGCGTCTACCACCCGCCGTACGGAATCCGTGAGGTCGGGGCCTACGCCGTCGCCGGGTATCAAGGTAACCGTCTGAGCCATTATCCGATGCTCCCTTCAAAGTCTGTAAACGCCGTAGAAAACTCGCCTAGTATAGCGGTCGTCGGCAAAGGTGGCTAACGTGCCGGTGGCCCGAGCAGCGCAAAAAGGCCAGAGGAAACAGACTCTCATACTACCCACATGCTACCCACGGAGACCCGCGCCGGGCTAGCGTCCGCCGATAAGGAGCCCGACGAGTACGGAGAACGCCACGAGCGCGAAAAGCAGGAGAACCACGGCGGCGGGTACCAGCACGACCAGCACGGCCCGGCCCGTGGTGGTGGAGTGAACCTCCCGGATACCGAGGATGGCCAGGATCACGCCCCACACGAGGGCGACCAGCCCACCGAGGATGGGTACCCAGCTTACGAGTGAGGTCGCGGACACGTAGGAGACCACCCGGAAAGTAGACCAGTAGCCCGCGTTGTCCGGGCGCACGAACAGCATGACGAACAGGTGAGAGATACCGGCCCAGATAAAGAGCCCGATGGGCGTCAGTATCGGGGTGAAGATAAGACCACCCACGAAGCCCCCGACGGCCCCGCCAATACCCTGATCCCCGATGCCCACCACGGCCGCGAAGATGGTGATGAGCCCACCCAAAAACGCCCCGATAAGGGCGCAGATCACCGCGAAGCCTATGGGGTTGAGCAGCCCGTCTCGCAGAGCTACGCCTCTGAAAAATTCCGCCGGTTGCACTATCAGAGCCCGAACCGTGGCGACGAAGCTGTCTACGGGATCCGAGAGTGAGTACCCTCCGCCTCCCGGGTTTCCGCCGCGGCTTGCTCCCTGTGACGAGCTTCCGGTCTCTTCCCTGCTAGATCCGGTATCGAACTCCATCACGACTCCCT includes these proteins:
- a CDS encoding YIP1 family protein, with product MEFDTGSSREETGSSSQGASRGGNPGGGGYSLSDPVDSFVATVRALIVQPAEFFRGVALRDGLLNPIGFAVICALIGAFLGGLITIFAAVVGIGDQGIGGAVGGFVGGLIFTPILTPIGLFIWAGISHLFVMLFVRPDNAGYWSTFRVVSYVSATSLVSWVPILGGLVALVWGVILAILGIREVHSTTTGRAVLVVLVPAAVVLLLFALVAFSVLVGLLIGGR